A single Amphiprion ocellaris isolate individual 3 ecotype Okinawa chromosome 15, ASM2253959v1, whole genome shotgun sequence DNA region contains:
- the zbtb22b gene encoding zinc finger and BTB domain-containing protein 22b has protein sequence MQSLPMEVGSSSSSSSSSSSSSSAGSVVQVCFPSAQASVLDSLNRQREEGRLCDLSIHVQGQVFKAHRCVLAASSPYFHDQVLLKNMSTVSIPAVMDPLAFESVLSCAYTGQLRMLRDDIVNYLTVGSVLQMWHIVDKCTELLKEGRAAVAGGSGGGGGGVQDGEGGGGGSANPGCSSSNGDSGAGGDNGAAGNSGVGQVQVAESNEPQRASQPPSRPSVSESQSPSSTNYFSPRDGSGFGGSGAAAAGASVDGGAASNTPSYCTPSGGEEAFLIEEEEEEEVEEEEEEVLYHQRKRGRGGSGRRKKMSSASEQEVGVSDSFGVSSYQDGEDSALPLQKRPTYSQPSIMPRKQWVVVKTERTEDDDLIVVSGEEGGEDEEDEDEREMELARERDRSDFNISNVRSLSAELGGRAESDMDSQVDYCQSSEDYLKFEGSLMEQTLAQHLHDSAAGQNQNANRAVSALLGQVQSAATARAQLFPLDMQGNQILLYSQASGLSLDAAAPPLGMAGGMIGGASFKGPGLEHGAVHLSVQGGLGVDGTDSGGMGGGSGCGGSSSSSGGSGKVFMCHCGKTFTHKSMRDRHINMHLDLRPFHCPVCAKKFKMKHHLTEHMKTHTGLKPYDCLGCGKKFMWRDSFMRHRSHCERRSGLGEGGEGGSSSDGGRRGGGGGGEDGPDLISSPHLLLSAGEGTQSGILGGGTRGGASVPHLSAAVLSPQHATASAAGSSSSSSNSVSNSNISAAGALLGVPPSPGQGPGSGMFGGLGLGRSVCDEDVCEVSANESSVT, from the exons ATGCAGTCTCTGCCCATGGAGGtgggaagcagcagcagcagcagcagcagcagcagcagcagcagctcggcGGGTTCCGTGGTCCAGGTGTGCTTCCCCAGCGCTCAGGCCTCGGTGCTGGACAGCCTGAACCGGCAGAGGGAGGAGGGCAGGCTCTGTGACCTCTCCATCCATGTCCAGGGACAAGTGTTCAAGGCCCACCGCTGCGTCCTGGCTGCATCCTCACCTTACTTCCATGACCAG GTACTACTAAAGAACATGTCCACGGTGTCCATCCCGGCGGTGATGGACCCGCTGGCCTTTGAGAGCGTGCTGAGCTGCGCCTACACCGGGCAGCTCCGGATGCTGCGCGACGACATCGTCAACTACCTCACGGTGGGCAGCGTCCTGCAGATGTGGCACATCGTGGACAAATGCACCGAGCTGCTGAAGGAGGGCCGGGCTGCGGTGGCGGGAGGCAgcggcggaggaggaggaggcgtgCAGGACGGAGAGGGTGGAGGCGGAGGGTCGGCCAACCCcgggtgcagcagcagcaacggTGACAGCGGTGCGGGGGGCGATAATGGGGCCGCAGGTAACAGTGGTGTCGGTCAAGTCCAGGTTGCAGAGTCCAACGAGCCCCAGCGAGCCTCCCAGCCCCCCAGCCGGCCCTCGGTGAGCGAGAGCCAGAGTCCCAGCAGCACCAACTACTTCAGCCCCAGAGACGGCAGCGGCTTCGGGGGAAGCGGAGCGGCGGCAGCTGGAGCTTCAGTGGACGGAGGCGCGGCGAGCAACACCCCCAGCTACTGCACGCCTTCAGGAGGAGAGGAAGCCTTCCTCatcgaggaggaggaggaggaggaggtggaggaggaagaggaggaggtgttgTACCAccagaggaagagagggagaggaggcagcgggaggaggaagaagatgagcTCGGCGTCGGAGCAGGAAGTCGGGGTCAGCGACAGCTTTGGCGTCTCGTCCTATCAG GATGGAGAGGACTCTGCATTGCCTCTGCAGAAGCGTCCGACCTACAGCCAGCCCAGCATCATGCCCCGGAAACAGTGGGTGGTGGTGAAAACCGAACGCACGGAGGACGACGACCTCATCGTGGTGtcgggggaggagggaggagaagacgAGGAGGACGAAGACGAGAGGGAGATGGAGCTGGCACGAGAGAGGGACCGAAGCGACTTCAACATCTCCAACGTCAGGAGCCTTTCAGCCGAGCTGGGAGGCCGAGCTGAGAGCGACATGGACTCACAG gtGGATTACTGCCAGTCTTCAGAAGACTACCTCAAGTTTGAAGGCAGTTTAATGGAGCAGACATTAGCTCAGCACCTTCATGACAGCGCTGCAGGCCAGAACCAGAACGCTAACCGAGCCGTGTCGGCGCTGCTGGGTCAGGTTCAGTCTGCAGCCACGGCCCGGGCCCAGCTCTTCCCCCTGGACATGCAGGGGAACCAGATCCTCCTCTACAGCCAGGCCTCTGGACTCTCCCTGGACGCCGCCGCGCCCCCCCTGGGGATGGCAGGTGGTATGATCGGAGGAGCCTCGTTTAAAGGGCCCGGTCTGGAGCACGGTGCGGTCCACTTGTCAGTACAGGGGGGTCTGGGGGTCGATGGTACGGACAGCGGGGGGATGGGAGGTGGAAGTGGGTgcggtggcagcagcagcagctccgggGGTTCAGGGAAAGTGTTCATGTGCCACTGTGGGAAGACCTTCACCCACAAGAGCATGAGGGACCGCCACATTAACATGCACCTGGACCTGAGGCCCTTCCACTGCCCCGTCTGCGCCAAGAAGTTCAAGATGAAGCATCACCTCACGGAGCACATGAAGACGCACACGGGCCTGAAGCCGTACGACTGCCTCGGCTGCGGGAAGAAGTTCATGTGGCGCGACAGCTTCATGCGGCATCGGTCGCACTGCGAGAGGCGCAGCGGGCTGGGAGAGGGCGGCGAGGGCGGGAGCAGCAGCGACGGAGgccgaagaggaggaggaggaggaggagaggatggaccCGATTTGATTTCctcccctcacctcctcctgTCTGCAGGCGAAGGCACACAGAGCGGCATCCTGGGAGGAGGAACGAGGGGAGGAGCGTCTGTTCCacatctgtctgctgctgttctgtcacCGCAACACGCCACCGCCTCGGctgcaggaagcagcagcagcagcagcaacagcgtGAGTAACAGCAACATTTCTGCAGCGGGGGCCCTTCTAGGGGTCCCTCCGAGTCCGGGCCAGGGTCCAGGTTCTGGGATGTTCGGGGGTCTCGGGTTGGGTCGGAGTGTCTGCGATGAAGACGTGTGTGAAGTCAGTGCCAATGAAAGTAGCGTGACTTAA